The stretch of DNA CTGTTTATagcttctatttttgttttgatacCATGTGCAATCTTTCCAACTTCATTAATATccttcttcatcctcttcttgaTAGCTGAAAATGATGTTGCATTCCCGTCAGTGATCCTAGAGCATTAAGTTTTAGTCACGATGAAAAAGgcaatatatttaaaattagtatttaGTCCATAACCTCAAAATTATTGTGATAATAATTTAGTCCATAACTATGTTGAAATAGAACCTGGCTCTCATAAAATGAAGGaatatttatgatttaattttgtGGGTGGGGTTTTATTTATGACTGCTGAAATTTGGATTTCAATACTTCAATGACAGCTGAGAAATCCTCATCACTAAGGCCATAGGACTTTGCAACCTTGTATAACTCATTAGCAGCTGCTGCAATTGGGTAGATTGGGATACAGACTCTGCTAACCCCAGTGCAAGTCTCAAATCCTGACACCATTAAAACACAATTAGTTTCTGTTAAAAACTTGAAAGATAATAGGAATTTAACATACTCATTAATGCACCTTCTCCTGATGCTTTAGAGGGAATGCAGTAGGGTAAAGCGATTGTATCATAGATGGGCCTTTGGTTGAGTACATTGGAGCACTGATTGCACCCTGTGAAACTACCTGCAAAATTACCATTTGTTTTTAACACTATGCTAAACATTTATGTACCTTTACCTATCGGCTTAAACTTTTATATAAGTTGTTTCATGACACTTAACACCATCTTTCTTTCACAAGAGGACccaataattcaaaatttacaTCAGAGGAATAACATGCAAGAATTACTAGGAATTAGAGAAGAAAAAGCTCAACAAAAGTCACATCatcatatttatatttcatAGCTACTTAGGCATTGAAATAGAGGCATTTTATTAGATTTATCGGTGCCATGATTTCtttcagcatcatcatcattcacatGCAGCTAATAATGTAGGAAGACAAATGAATCACATTTTCGAAATATCAGCAATGAAATTTGCAGCAGCCCAGAGCAACCAAAGACTTCAAGATGAAACGAGCAACAAATCCATGTACAATTACAATGGTAATTATTTCGTTTAATGGCAAATACCTCGACTAGTACTTTTGGATCCAACCCAACTTTCTCGCTGAGAAGTAAGCCTTCAGAAAAGGACGCCATCATACTATATAAAGAAATGGTAGTGTCAAATACACATTAACAATCATATAAGAAAAATCAGCAGCAAAGTAGCAAGAGACAAGTTGTAAAAACCTGCCCATAATCATATTGACGAGTTTCATTGCAGCTCCATTTCCAACATCCCCGAGGTAAAATTTCGACTACATAGAAGCATGAAGAAACCATATGTGAAATAAGACTCTCATCCCCTAGAAAGATCAGGGAAATATTCTtcctataaaagaaaaataatgaatggCTATACATACTTTCCCCATTATGTCCAAGTGAGGAGCAACCGTTTCATAAAGATTTCTGTCACCAGCAATATCAAATAAATTGCTTCAGTTTCTTTATCTGAAAGTGCTACCAACTCTGCCATGAAATGGAGCCTGAATTCCTTCACCTGCTGTAAGAAATATCAATTGACCATCTTCTGCTGGCTT from Arachis duranensis cultivar V14167 chromosome 4, aradu.V14167.gnm2.J7QH, whole genome shotgun sequence encodes:
- the LOC107486164 gene encoding LOW QUALITY PROTEIN: glyoxylate/succinic semialdehyde reductase 2, chloroplastic-like (The sequence of the model RefSeq protein was modified relative to this genomic sequence to represent the inferred CDS: inserted 1 base in 1 codon), with amino-acid sequence MGKSKFYLGDVGNGAAMKLVNMIMGSMMASFSEGLLLSEKVGLDPKVLVEVVSQGAISAPMYSTKGPSMIQSLYPTAFPLKHQEKDLRLALGLAESVSQXYPIAAAANELYKVAKSYGLSDEDFSAVIEVLKSKFQQS